Proteins from a genomic interval of uncultured Fibrobacter sp.:
- the larB gene encoding nickel pincer cofactor biosynthesis protein LarB, with protein sequence MKKFVSKDSFEDIGFAKLDVSRESRTGTSEAVYCAGKTSKQLLKILRKFRDKGCRVLGTKCSKEQAEFIANAGEKICYDELSRTISLADETPAKQKRGRSGGKAAQTVAKLGPVAVCCAGTADLPIAEEAAKTLEFNGVKVVRQYDVGIAGLHRLLSKVEDIRKASVVIAVAGMEGALPGVIAGLVKAPVIAVPTSVGYGASFGGISALLTMLNTCAEGVTVVNIDNGFGAAIAAFRMLKVK encoded by the coding sequence ATGAAAAAGTTTGTTTCAAAAGATTCCTTTGAAGACATCGGTTTTGCCAAGCTGGACGTGAGTCGCGAATCGCGCACAGGCACTAGCGAGGCCGTTTATTGCGCAGGCAAGACTTCGAAACAGCTCCTGAAAATTCTTAGAAAGTTCCGGGACAAGGGCTGCCGCGTATTAGGGACCAAATGCAGCAAGGAACAGGCGGAATTCATCGCAAATGCAGGCGAGAAAATCTGCTACGACGAACTTTCCCGGACGATTTCGCTAGCAGATGAAACGCCTGCCAAGCAGAAGCGCGGGCGTTCCGGCGGCAAGGCGGCACAAACGGTTGCAAAACTCGGGCCTGTGGCCGTATGTTGCGCAGGAACGGCGGACCTGCCTATTGCCGAAGAAGCCGCCAAGACGCTGGAATTTAACGGCGTGAAGGTCGTGCGCCAGTACGACGTGGGGATTGCGGGGCTGCACCGCCTGCTTTCGAAGGTGGAGGACATCCGCAAGGCTTCGGTGGTTATCGCGGTTGCCGGAATGGAAGGCGCGCTCCCCGGCGTGATTGCCGGACTCGTGAAAGCGCCCGTGATTGCCGTGCCCACATCAGTCGGGTACGGGGCATCCTTCGGTGGAATCAGCGCACTGCTCACCATGCTCAACACCTGCGCCGAGGGCGTGACGGTGGTAAATATCGATAACGGTTTCGGGGCGGCCATCGCCGCATTTAGAATGTTGAAGGTAAAATGA
- the tatC gene encoding twin-arginine translocase subunit TatC — protein MTTKQDQEATLISHLEALRRALLRSIVALAIGIVPLFLVSPYVLDWFCKQIALQGGVTLHYFSPMEVFLLQLKISALLDCVLFSPYIAWNMWQFVLPALYDNEKRFIRSIVCLTSLLFIAGVAFCLVVCFPLIVQFGMSFASTTLQPVFGVSNLVTLALWLSLAFGCMFQFPLVTYALIRAGIVNYETVCSKRPYVVVAILVLAALLTPPDVVSQLLLGVPTYLLFEAGLLAARRYKGRALKEVHPENAPNIAPRDSTAPATESETAQTTATKAETPAADDIDFAAPSSKFQVGAEKDADNWKPY, from the coding sequence ATGACTACCAAGCAGGATCAAGAGGCTACGCTGATTTCGCATTTGGAAGCGCTCCGACGGGCGCTTTTGCGTTCTATTGTCGCCCTTGCCATCGGCATCGTGCCCCTGTTCCTTGTTTCGCCCTACGTTCTGGACTGGTTCTGTAAGCAAATCGCCCTGCAGGGCGGCGTCACGCTCCATTACTTTTCCCCGATGGAAGTGTTCCTGCTGCAGCTCAAGATTTCTGCACTGCTGGACTGCGTGCTGTTTTCGCCCTACATCGCCTGGAACATGTGGCAGTTCGTGCTCCCCGCCCTATACGACAATGAAAAACGCTTTATCCGCTCCATCGTTTGCCTGACATCGCTCCTGTTCATCGCGGGCGTTGCGTTCTGCCTTGTCGTCTGCTTCCCGCTGATTGTGCAGTTCGGCATGAGCTTTGCAAGCACGACCCTGCAGCCCGTATTTGGCGTTTCTAACCTGGTAACACTCGCGCTCTGGCTTTCCCTTGCGTTCGGATGCATGTTCCAGTTCCCGCTGGTGACCTACGCGTTAATCCGTGCGGGCATCGTGAATTACGAGACCGTCTGCAGCAAGCGCCCCTACGTGGTGGTGGCAATCCTTGTACTGGCGGCCCTCCTCACTCCCCCCGATGTTGTTAGCCAACTGTTACTCGGAGTCCCGACGTACCTGCTCTTCGAAGCGGGTCTCCTGGCAGCCAGGCGTTACAAGGGGCGAGCCTTGAAAGAAGTCCACCCTGAAAACGCCCCGAACATCGCACCGCGAGACTCGACTGCACCCGCGACAGAATCGGAGACTGCGCAGACCACAGCGACGAAAGCCGAAACTCCCGCGGCCGACGACATCGATTTTGCGGCACCTTCTTCCAAGTTCCAAGTCGGCGCAGAAAAAGACGCAGACAACTGGAAACCTTATTGA
- the tatA gene encoding twin-arginine translocase TatA/TatE family subunit: MSLGIPEIILIVVVVLLLFGAKRIPELARSLGRAQNEYKKAKDALKEEAEDLQKTVEKAAEKSKQ; this comes from the coding sequence ATGTCCCTTGGAATTCCAGAAATAATCCTGATTGTGGTCGTGGTGCTCCTTTTGTTCGGGGCAAAGCGCATTCCTGAACTCGCACGTTCCCTGGGACGCGCCCAGAACGAGTACAAGAAGGCGAAAGACGCCCTGAAGGAAGAAGCCGAAGACCTGCAGAAGACGGTAGAAAAAGCCGCCGAGAAAAGTAAGCAGTAA